A genomic window from Brevibacillus agri includes:
- a CDS encoding class II fructose-bisphosphate aldolase, with product MLTTLHEVVNDARENQYAVPAFDCVGDIMVRTILDTAERLQSPVILMCLEHNLKEPNGFIFLAEYIKAVAPAYRIPIVLHLDHAMDTELVKQAIAHGFTSVMIDGSSLPFAENVALTKQVVELAHPHGISVEAELGHVGGNELGGTYGTESKLTEPHQVAEFVERTGVDALAVSIGTAHGVYTAEPKLNVERMRQINLVSPVPLVLHGGSGTPDAQVQEVVQHGISKVNLYADCRIAMAKGLKRAAAEMTRIDPLPEEMFLPIRQELEQTVEQKIRMLGANGRA from the coding sequence ATGTTAACCACACTGCACGAAGTCGTAAACGATGCCCGAGAAAATCAGTACGCCGTCCCTGCCTTTGACTGCGTGGGCGATATTATGGTGCGGACGATTCTCGATACGGCGGAGCGGCTGCAATCGCCCGTCATCCTGATGTGCCTGGAGCACAACCTGAAGGAGCCGAACGGATTCATTTTCCTGGCAGAGTACATCAAGGCAGTTGCCCCTGCCTATCGCATTCCGATCGTCCTGCATCTCGATCACGCGATGGACACGGAGTTGGTCAAGCAAGCGATTGCCCACGGCTTCACATCTGTCATGATCGACGGATCGAGCTTGCCTTTTGCCGAAAATGTAGCGCTGACCAAACAGGTCGTAGAGTTGGCGCACCCCCACGGCATCAGCGTGGAGGCGGAGCTTGGGCACGTCGGCGGCAACGAGCTGGGCGGCACGTACGGCACCGAGTCGAAACTGACCGAGCCGCATCAGGTAGCGGAGTTCGTCGAGCGAACAGGTGTCGATGCCCTAGCCGTTTCCATCGGAACAGCGCACGGCGTCTATACGGCGGAGCCGAAGCTGAACGTAGAGCGGATGCGGCAGATCAATTTGGTCAGCCCTGTCCCGCTCGTTTTGCACGGCGGCTCGGGCACGCCGGATGCCCAGGTGCAGGAAGTCGTGCAGCACGGAATCAGCAAAGTGAACCTGTACGCCGACTGCCGGATCGCGATGGCAAAAGGCTTGAAGCGGGCTGCGGCGGAAATGACCAGGATCGACCCGCTGCCGGAAGAAATGTTTTTGCCGATCAGACAAGAGCTGGAGCAAACGGTGGAGCAAAAAATTCGCATGCTGGGCGCAAATGGCAGAGCGTAA
- a CDS encoding FGGY-family carbohydrate kinase produces MAQFLIGIDNGGTVTKAAVYTIDGREVAVSSRKTAMLMPQPGHTERDMEELWKANVAVISDVLRQSGIDPHDVAGLAVTGHGNGLYLVDGEGQAVGNGIVSTDTRAKHLVEQWYADGTAERVLPKTMQSIWAGQPVALLRWLQEHRGELLEKARWILMCKDFIRYRLTGEAYAEVTDLSGTNLFNIKEVAYDRELLADFGLQGIFDKLPPVKYSADICGYVTEQAARETGLAVGTPVAGGLFDIDASAIASGVTDEDKLCVVAGTWSINEYITKEPVVDKDLFMTSIYCIPGYWLTLEGSPTSASNLEWFTNEFFSQEHDAAAKQGISVYELCNQMVAGTKPEDSHIVFFPFLFGSNVDANAKACFIGLNGWHTKAHMVRALYEGVVFGHRQHIDKLLVHRSRPKAVRLAGGATRSEEWMQMFADILQLPVEVVEGTEQGTLGASICAGVATKHFASFSEAAQSMVKISKTYTPNEQHQAIYEQKYQAYLEVLEALQPLWKKLS; encoded by the coding sequence GTGGCACAATTTTTGATTGGCATTGACAATGGGGGAACGGTCACGAAAGCAGCGGTGTACACCATCGACGGTCGGGAGGTAGCTGTCTCCAGCCGGAAAACGGCCATGCTGATGCCGCAGCCCGGACATACCGAGCGAGACATGGAGGAGCTGTGGAAAGCCAATGTGGCCGTAATTTCCGATGTGCTCAGGCAATCGGGCATTGATCCGCACGACGTGGCGGGATTGGCAGTGACCGGACACGGAAACGGACTGTACCTCGTCGACGGCGAAGGGCAGGCGGTCGGAAACGGAATCGTCTCGACGGATACGCGCGCCAAGCATCTGGTCGAGCAGTGGTACGCGGACGGAACGGCGGAGCGCGTCCTGCCGAAGACGATGCAATCGATTTGGGCTGGTCAGCCGGTCGCGTTGCTGCGTTGGCTGCAGGAGCATCGAGGCGAGCTGCTCGAAAAAGCGCGCTGGATTCTGATGTGCAAAGACTTTATCCGCTATCGGCTGACGGGGGAAGCGTACGCCGAAGTGACCGATCTTTCCGGCACGAACCTGTTCAACATTAAAGAAGTCGCTTACGACCGCGAACTGCTTGCCGATTTTGGCTTGCAAGGAATCTTCGACAAGCTGCCCCCGGTGAAATACTCCGCCGACATTTGCGGCTATGTGACGGAGCAGGCGGCGCGGGAAACGGGGCTTGCCGTGGGCACACCGGTGGCTGGAGGACTGTTCGACATCGACGCCTCCGCGATTGCCTCGGGCGTGACGGACGAAGACAAACTGTGCGTCGTCGCGGGGACGTGGAGCATCAACGAGTACATCACGAAGGAGCCAGTGGTGGACAAAGACTTGTTCATGACCTCCATCTACTGCATCCCCGGCTATTGGCTGACGCTGGAGGGTAGTCCGACCTCGGCGAGCAACCTGGAGTGGTTCACCAACGAGTTTTTCAGCCAGGAGCACGACGCGGCCGCCAAGCAGGGCATCAGCGTGTATGAGCTTTGCAACCAGATGGTCGCAGGCACGAAGCCCGAGGATTCGCATATCGTCTTCTTCCCGTTTTTGTTCGGCTCCAATGTGGATGCCAACGCCAAGGCGTGCTTTATCGGCCTGAACGGTTGGCATACGAAAGCGCATATGGTCAGAGCCTTGTACGAAGGAGTCGTTTTCGGCCATCGCCAGCACATCGACAAGCTGCTCGTTCACCGCTCCCGGCCAAAAGCTGTGCGTCTCGCTGGCGGGGCCACGAGGTCGGAGGAATGGATGCAGATGTTCGCAGACATTTTGCAGTTGCCCGTCGAGGTGGTGGAAGGAACAGAGCAAGGCACGCTCGGGGCCTCCATCTGCGCCGGGGTCGCGACGAAGCATTTCGCGTCGTTTTCCGAAGCGGCGCAGTCGATGGTGAAAATCAGCAAGACGTACACGCCAAACGAACAGCATCAGGCCATTTACGAGCAGAAGTACCAAGCGTATTTGGAAGTGCTGGAAGCGTTGCAGCCACTGTGGAAAAAACTTTCGTGA
- a CDS encoding hydroxyacylglutathione hydrolase encodes MRDRKHLSEDGILVVTRNKTDGKIISGPDLISRGFVYGPDSDGLIDEATRIAAAAIEDLQDESITQWNRLKQALRESIGRYLYAKTKRRPMILPIIMDV; translated from the coding sequence TTGCGCGACCGCAAGCATCTGTCTGAGGACGGCATTCTCGTCGTCACGCGCAACAAAACAGACGGAAAAATCATTTCCGGTCCTGACCTCATCTCGCGCGGGTTTGTTTACGGCCCCGATTCGGATGGGCTGATTGACGAGGCCACGCGGATCGCGGCAGCCGCGATTGAGGATTTGCAGGACGAGAGCATCACCCAGTGGAATCGCTTGAAGCAAGCGCTGCGCGAGTCGATCGGGCGGTATTTGTACGCGAAAACAAAGCGCAGGCCGATGATTTTGCCGATTATTATGGATGTGTAG
- a CDS encoding 2-hydroxyacid dehydrogenase, with the protein MKVLAIADRFIPAREMAEGLGELEKLGWDVEVREWQHASLEELQKDNLAVELHGPEAVTMPDDVFAGIEQYEVLIVQFAPVSAKIIAAASKLAVIGILRGGTENVAIAAANERGISVLNTPGRNARAVAEFTLGLILAEVRNIARAHAALKQAEWRKSFPNSDAIPELYGKTVGLIGYGNVGQLIAGFLTAMGCHILVYDEYIAQVPEPCQKVELNELLQRADVVSLHLRLTEKTHHFIGAPELALMKPNAVLINTARSGLIDEKALVSFLQAGRIAGAALDVFDNEPLAADDPLLQLDNVTITPHMAGSTRDAFTNSPKQMAGYLAAIVRGEEKLPIVNRLQPRLP; encoded by the coding sequence ATGAAAGTATTGGCGATTGCCGATCGGTTTATTCCTGCACGCGAGATGGCGGAAGGACTTGGAGAGCTGGAAAAGCTGGGCTGGGACGTAGAGGTCAGGGAATGGCAGCACGCCTCTTTGGAAGAGCTGCAAAAAGACAATCTCGCGGTAGAGCTGCACGGGCCGGAGGCGGTGACCATGCCGGACGACGTGTTTGCGGGAATCGAGCAGTACGAGGTGCTCATCGTGCAGTTCGCGCCGGTCTCTGCGAAAATCATCGCAGCGGCGAGCAAGCTTGCGGTCATCGGGATTTTGCGCGGCGGCACGGAAAATGTGGCGATTGCGGCAGCCAACGAACGGGGGATCAGCGTACTGAATACGCCAGGCCGAAATGCCCGGGCCGTGGCGGAGTTTACGCTCGGGCTGATCCTCGCAGAAGTGCGAAACATCGCCCGCGCGCACGCGGCACTCAAACAGGCGGAGTGGCGAAAATCGTTTCCGAACAGCGACGCGATTCCCGAATTGTATGGAAAAACAGTAGGATTGATCGGCTATGGCAATGTCGGGCAACTGATCGCCGGTTTTTTGACGGCCATGGGCTGCCACATCCTCGTGTACGACGAGTACATCGCTCAAGTGCCCGAACCTTGTCAAAAGGTGGAACTGAACGAACTGTTGCAGCGCGCGGACGTCGTCTCCCTGCATTTGCGCCTCACGGAAAAGACGCACCATTTTATCGGGGCACCGGAGCTGGCGCTGATGAAGCCAAACGCCGTCCTGATTAATACGGCACGCTCCGGGCTGATTGACGAAAAAGCGTTGGTGTCATTTTTGCAAGCGGGGCGAATCGCAGGCGCCGCCCTGGACGTATTCGACAACGAGCCGCTGGCAGCAGACGATCCGTTGCTGCAACTGGACAATGTGACGATTACCCCGCATATGGCGGGCAGCACGAGAGACGCTTTTACGAACAGTCCCAAGCAGATGGCAGGCTACCTGGCTGCGATCGTGCGAGGCGAAGAAAAGCTGCCGATCGTCAACCGATTACAGCCGCGGCTGCCGTAG
- a CDS encoding PTS galactitol transporter subunit IIC has translation MAVIQFLIQLGPAVMMPIIFFILAMIFRVRVGQGFKASMLVGIGFVGINLVIGLLLGTLGPAAEAMVSRFGLSLTVVDPGWPVGATIGWGTPIVPFVVFSAVILNILLLMFKWTKTVNIDIFNYWHFMLTGGVVYAATNSVVVGTIAALIHFLIAIVIADVTAPRIQKEFDLKGVSFAHATSAIYVPIGMAVNWIIEKIPGLRTIKADPEEITKKYGVMGEPLTLGTILGVLLGILAGFGIAEILTLGVKVAAVMVLLPAMINVLVEGLEIVRKAAEAFLKQRFPDREFYIGLDTALLIGNPAVLATGLLLIPGALILAILLPGNKVLPFVDLASLVFLIPMAAPYLQKNLVRLFISGLVMVALVLYAGTSIAPLYTTAANLVNVSLPEGVSATTELANLVGGATTPLGWLLIKLASIFA, from the coding sequence ATGGCGGTTATTCAATTTTTGATTCAGCTTGGTCCAGCAGTCATGATGCCGATTATTTTCTTTATTCTGGCGATGATCTTTCGGGTGAGAGTCGGGCAAGGCTTCAAAGCATCCATGCTGGTAGGCATCGGGTTTGTCGGGATCAACCTCGTCATCGGCCTGTTGCTCGGAACGCTCGGACCGGCAGCAGAAGCGATGGTCAGCCGCTTTGGCCTGTCGCTGACGGTCGTAGACCCGGGCTGGCCGGTCGGAGCGACGATTGGCTGGGGGACGCCGATTGTTCCGTTTGTTGTGTTTAGTGCCGTAATTTTGAATATTTTGCTGCTTATGTTTAAATGGACGAAAACGGTCAACATCGACATTTTCAACTACTGGCACTTCATGCTGACCGGGGGCGTCGTCTACGCGGCGACCAACAGTGTCGTGGTCGGAACGATTGCGGCGCTGATCCACTTTTTGATTGCCATCGTGATCGCAGACGTCACCGCCCCGCGAATCCAAAAGGAATTTGATCTGAAAGGCGTCTCGTTCGCGCATGCCACTTCGGCCATTTACGTGCCGATCGGGATGGCAGTGAACTGGATCATCGAAAAAATTCCGGGCCTGCGGACGATCAAAGCCGATCCGGAAGAAATCACCAAAAAATACGGAGTGATGGGCGAGCCGCTCACCTTGGGGACGATTCTCGGCGTTCTGCTCGGGATATTGGCGGGCTTCGGGATTGCCGAAATTTTGACGCTCGGTGTAAAAGTGGCGGCGGTCATGGTGCTGCTGCCTGCGATGATTAACGTGCTGGTGGAAGGGTTGGAAATCGTGCGCAAAGCAGCGGAGGCGTTTTTGAAACAGCGGTTCCCGGACCGGGAGTTTTACATTGGTCTGGACACGGCCTTGCTGATCGGAAACCCTGCCGTGCTCGCCACTGGCTTGCTGCTGATCCCGGGTGCTTTGATCCTCGCCATCCTGCTTCCGGGCAACAAGGTGCTGCCGTTCGTGGACTTGGCGTCGCTCGTGTTTTTGATTCCGATGGCGGCTCCGTATTTGCAAAAAAACCTCGTCCGCCTGTTTATTTCGGGGCTGGTCATGGTCGCGCTCGTCCTCTATGCCGGAACGAGCATCGCCCCGCTGTACACGACCGCGGCCAATCTGGTGAACGTCTCGCTGCCGGAAGGAGTCAGCGCCACGACAGAACTGGCTAACCTGGTCGGCGGAGCAACGACGCCGCTTGGTTGGCTGCTCATCAAGCTGGCCTCAATTTTTGCATGA
- a CDS encoding zinc ribbon domain-containing protein: MWVDAYHGKVREMVRSNFGRLQQFISCKANLVGIQVVEVNPAYTSQLFPVCGEKNKARDRKYECS; encoded by the coding sequence ATGTGGGTTGATGCGTATCATGGAAAAGTCAGGGAAATGGTACGCTCAAATTTCGGTAGGCTTCAGCAATTCATCTCCTGCAAAGCAAATCTTGTTGGGATACAAGTTGTGGAAGTGAATCCAGCCTATACTTCTCAACTCTTTCCTGTCTGTGGGGAGAAGAACAAAGCGAGAGACAGAAAGTACGAATGTTCATGA
- a CDS encoding spore coat associated protein CotJA: MNSQTRIWFPYVSPYDPCPPIRVKTYAVPPQLFITFQPPDLPQYSPAEALRAGTLWPSLYSPYNPQQDYVGREGSHGT, from the coding sequence TTGAACTCGCAAACACGTATCTGGTTTCCTTACGTCAGCCCATACGATCCTTGTCCGCCCATTCGGGTCAAAACATACGCGGTTCCTCCGCAGTTGTTTATCACGTTCCAGCCGCCAGACCTGCCACAGTATTCCCCGGCCGAGGCATTACGGGCAGGCACATTGTGGCCGTCTCTGTACAGTCCTTACAATCCGCAGCAGGATTACGTAGGAAGAGAGGGTTCCCATGGCACATAG
- a CDS encoding LytR/AlgR family response regulator transcription factor, with protein sequence MNVIIVDDEPLALRRMARMLARVGGLNIQGQYREPRMALDKIVQAPPQAVFLDIQMPERNGIELAERILQEHPDTAIIFVTAYDEYAIKAFELNALDYLLKPIQYDRL encoded by the coding sequence ATGAACGTGATTATTGTGGATGACGAGCCGCTTGCTCTTCGCCGTATGGCCCGGATGCTCGCGCGCGTGGGCGGTCTGAACATTCAGGGGCAGTACCGGGAGCCGCGGATGGCTCTGGATAAAATCGTCCAAGCACCCCCGCAGGCCGTGTTTCTCGACATCCAGATGCCTGAGCGAAACGGAATCGAATTGGCCGAACGAATTTTGCAGGAGCATCCGGATACCGCGATCATCTTCGTCACCGCCTACGATGAATACGCGATCAAGGCATTCGAGCTGAACGCCTTGGACTATTTGTTAAAGCCGATTCAGTACGACCGCCTGTAA
- a CDS encoding SDR family NAD(P)-dependent oxidoreductase yields the protein MDFGIKGKSAIITGASRGVGRAIALALAKEGAKVVINYNRSADSANEAADLIRQKGGECITIQADIGKKEECDRLMAEATAAFGSVDILVNNAGVWPKNWVTDISLAEWNHTMDVNLTSVFLTCQSFVHHLLAEKRRGKILNVTSQAAFHGSTTGHAHYAASKAGVVAFTVSLAREVAKQGINVNALALGIVETDMIKADLELKKDYYVNRIPLGRVAKPEEIADIAAFLVSEKANYITGATMDATGGMLMR from the coding sequence ATGGACTTCGGCATCAAAGGAAAAAGCGCAATCATTACCGGAGCTTCCCGCGGCGTAGGGCGGGCCATTGCTCTCGCGCTTGCGAAAGAAGGGGCAAAAGTCGTCATCAACTACAACCGCAGCGCCGACAGCGCGAATGAGGCAGCGGATCTGATCCGGCAAAAAGGCGGCGAGTGTATCACGATTCAAGCGGACATCGGCAAAAAGGAAGAGTGCGACCGGCTGATGGCGGAAGCGACCGCAGCTTTCGGCAGCGTCGACATTTTGGTCAACAACGCTGGCGTGTGGCCGAAAAACTGGGTGACGGACATCTCGCTTGCTGAGTGGAACCACACCATGGATGTGAACCTGACCTCGGTGTTTCTCACTTGCCAAAGCTTTGTCCATCACCTGTTGGCCGAAAAACGCCGCGGCAAAATTTTGAACGTGACCTCGCAAGCGGCGTTCCACGGCTCGACGACAGGCCATGCGCATTACGCCGCGAGCAAAGCGGGAGTCGTCGCGTTTACCGTCTCGCTTGCCCGCGAGGTCGCGAAGCAAGGAATCAACGTCAACGCGCTCGCGCTTGGCATCGTGGAGACGGACATGATTAAGGCCGACCTGGAGCTGAAAAAAGACTACTACGTCAACCGGATCCCGCTCGGCCGTGTCGCCAAGCCGGAAGAAATTGCCGATATCGCCGCTTTTCTCGTCTCGGAAAAAGCGAACTACATTACGGGCGCGACGATGGATGCCACCGGCGGCATGCTGATGAGATAA
- a CDS encoding YlbF family regulator: protein MEAVETVDMAQLIMESHELSTMINQSREVLEYLEAKRRMEADEEVQRLLLLFEKKKEQYEDVQRFGKYHPDYNHISKEVRELKRTIELRDSVQAFKRAEDALDELLYQVSRTIAHSVSDTIKVPSNNPFLEAQGSGCGTGGSCGCSVKKSS from the coding sequence ATGGAAGCAGTAGAGACTGTGGATATGGCACAGCTTATTATGGAGTCGCACGAGCTGTCCACCATGATTAACCAATCGCGCGAGGTCTTGGAATACTTGGAGGCCAAGCGCCGGATGGAGGCAGACGAGGAAGTGCAGCGCCTCCTGTTGCTGTTCGAAAAGAAAAAGGAACAGTACGAGGATGTCCAACGGTTCGGGAAGTACCATCCCGATTACAACCATATATCAAAAGAAGTCCGCGAGCTGAAGCGGACGATCGAGCTGCGCGATTCCGTGCAAGCCTTCAAGCGGGCAGAGGACGCGCTGGATGAACTGCTCTACCAGGTGAGCAGAACGATCGCCCACTCTGTCTCCGACACGATCAAGGTGCCGAGCAACAATCCGTTTCTCGAAGCGCAAGGAAGCGGTTGCGGCACGGGCGGAAGCTGCGGTTGCAGCGTGAAAAAGTCTTCCTGA
- a CDS encoding glycerol-3-phosphate responsive antiterminator, translating to MANAFFSNHVTIPSVRDLRHFQFALQSEAPIILLSDVHIGNLKSLTQKCHEARKKVIVHVDLIGGLNKDQIGIKLLKDLFQVDGLISPNAKIVNRAKDVGLIGIHRFFLLDSRSLENGLRGLEMSELDAIEILPGPFAKPFLNQFRAVKNVPILAGGFIDSVEVIHELFDAGINGVTTSKRDLWNTMYNKIQ from the coding sequence ATGGCGAATGCATTTTTTTCTAATCACGTCACAATTCCTTCTGTCAGGGACCTGCGCCATTTTCAGTTTGCATTGCAGAGTGAGGCGCCCATCATCCTGCTCTCGGATGTCCATATCGGCAATCTGAAGAGCTTGACGCAAAAGTGCCACGAAGCGCGGAAAAAAGTGATTGTGCACGTAGACTTGATCGGCGGGTTGAACAAAGACCAAATCGGCATCAAGCTGCTCAAAGATTTGTTTCAGGTGGACGGACTCATCTCCCCGAATGCCAAGATCGTCAATCGGGCAAAAGATGTCGGCCTGATCGGGATTCATCGCTTCTTTTTGCTCGACTCGCGCTCGCTGGAAAACGGCTTGAGAGGTCTTGAAATGAGCGAACTCGATGCGATCGAGATTCTTCCCGGCCCGTTCGCCAAACCGTTTCTCAACCAGTTTCGGGCGGTCAAAAATGTGCCGATTCTCGCGGGCGGTTTTATCGATTCGGTGGAAGTGATCCACGAGCTGTTCGACGCCGGGATTAACGGCGTGACGACGAGCAAGCGGGATTTGTGGAATACAATGTACAACAAAATACAGTAA
- a CDS encoding protease complex subunit PrcB family protein encodes MMNIFPGLLLAASLCVTGATSMSLPHPTASAPAGKEVVPSAVETVPYEAVAAPYPPAVTEALKKVRKSGGHTVVRANGKAYVVIGAGQKPTGGYRIVTDQVKRTGPHGFTVRVHVQPPAPGALKTQAISYPTLVIALPDQQAQVSVHMR; translated from the coding sequence ATGATGAATATATTCCCTGGCTTGTTGCTCGCTGCTTCCCTGTGTGTCACTGGCGCTACGTCCATGTCTCTTCCACATCCTACCGCATCTGCGCCCGCAGGAAAAGAGGTTGTACCGTCCGCTGTAGAGACTGTTCCATACGAAGCTGTCGCCGCTCCGTATCCGCCTGCTGTGACGGAAGCGTTGAAAAAAGTGCGAAAAAGCGGCGGACACACGGTCGTGCGCGCAAACGGCAAAGCTTATGTCGTCATCGGCGCGGGACAGAAGCCGACCGGCGGCTATCGCATCGTAACCGACCAGGTCAAACGGACAGGCCCGCACGGCTTTACCGTTCGCGTGCACGTGCAGCCGCCTGCTCCGGGTGCCTTGAAAACACAGGCGATCTCGTACCCGACGCTCGTCATCGCCTTGCCGGACCAGCAGGCACAAGTGAGCGTGCACATGCGCTAG
- a CDS encoding thermonuclease family protein — MKPIVLYLFALALLLAACSASGQPEANGEMTATVKRVVDGDTFELASGEKVRMIGVDTPETVKPNHPVEPYGKEASNYTKELLTGKKVTLKFDVEPYDKYQRLLAYVYMEDGTFVNEKLVRDGYARIMTIPPNVAKADVFLAAEREAREANRGLWGLDPDGKDAGKKPADKKSADKETGKSAAKPGKPTDSDRDTPPEGKAIKGNINAKGEKIYHVPGSASYEQTKAEMWFATEEEAQAAGFRAPKR; from the coding sequence ATGAAACCAATCGTACTTTACTTGTTCGCTCTGGCGCTTCTCTTGGCCGCCTGTTCCGCTTCGGGACAGCCCGAGGCAAACGGGGAGATGACCGCTACGGTCAAACGGGTGGTGGACGGCGACACGTTTGAGCTGGCGAGCGGGGAAAAGGTGAGAATGATTGGAGTCGACACGCCGGAGACGGTCAAGCCTAACCATCCGGTCGAGCCATATGGCAAGGAAGCCAGCAACTACACCAAAGAGCTTTTGACAGGGAAAAAAGTGACGCTCAAGTTTGACGTGGAGCCGTACGACAAATATCAGCGGCTGCTCGCTTATGTGTATATGGAAGACGGGACGTTCGTCAATGAAAAGCTGGTGCGGGACGGCTACGCGCGCATCATGACGATTCCGCCGAATGTCGCCAAGGCCGATGTGTTTCTGGCAGCGGAGCGCGAGGCGCGGGAAGCCAATCGCGGGCTGTGGGGCCTAGATCCTGACGGCAAGGACGCGGGCAAAAAGCCAGCGGACAAAAAATCAGCAGACAAAGAAACGGGCAAGTCCGCCGCGAAGCCTGGCAAACCAACGGACAGTGACCGCGATACGCCGCCAGAAGGCAAAGCGATCAAAGGCAACATCAACGCCAAGGGCGAAAAAATTTATCACGTCCCCGGCTCCGCCAGCTACGAGCAGACGAAGGCCGAGATGTGGTTCGCAACAGAAGAAGAGGCGCAAGCTGCCGGGTTTCGCGCTCCCAAACGCTAG
- a CDS encoding spore coat protein CotJB: MAHSQQRGKEYYALLQQLQEIDFVLVELNLYLDTHPTDVNAIEQFNDLTEKRWALANEYEKHYGPLQNFGRSYSGYPWQWNDEPWPWQV; the protein is encoded by the coding sequence ATGGCACATAGTCAACAGCGAGGCAAAGAATATTACGCACTGTTACAGCAACTGCAGGAGATCGATTTTGTCCTGGTCGAGCTCAATCTGTACCTGGATACGCATCCAACCGATGTCAACGCGATTGAACAGTTCAACGATCTGACAGAAAAGCGTTGGGCTTTGGCGAATGAGTACGAGAAGCATTACGGCCCCTTGCAAAATTTCGGGCGGAGCTATTCCGGATACCCGTGGCAGTGGAACGACGAGCCTTGGCCATGGCAAGTGTAG
- a CDS encoding manganese catalase family protein: protein MWIYEKKLQYPVRVSKCDVKMAKYLTEQYGGADGELAAALRYMNQRYTIPNKVIGLLTDIATEEFAHLEMIATMVYKLTKDATVEQLEEAGLGAHYANHDRALFYNNAAGVPWTATYIAAKGDPIADLYEDIAAEEKARATYQWLIDMTDDVDLQDSLKFLREREIVHSLRFREAVEILKEEQGRKTIF from the coding sequence ATGTGGATTTATGAGAAAAAGCTGCAATATCCGGTTCGCGTCAGCAAATGCGATGTGAAAATGGCCAAATACTTGACGGAGCAATACGGCGGTGCCGATGGCGAGCTGGCGGCGGCCTTGCGCTACATGAACCAGCGCTACACGATTCCGAACAAAGTCATCGGGCTGTTGACCGACATTGCGACCGAAGAGTTTGCCCATCTGGAAATGATCGCGACGATGGTCTACAAGCTGACCAAGGACGCGACGGTCGAACAACTGGAGGAAGCCGGGCTTGGCGCGCATTACGCCAACCACGACCGGGCGCTTTTTTACAACAATGCGGCAGGGGTTCCCTGGACGGCTACCTATATCGCGGCCAAGGGCGATCCGATCGCAGACTTGTACGAAGATATCGCCGCAGAGGAAAAAGCGCGGGCCACGTACCAATGGCTGATCGACATGACAGACGACGTCGACCTGCAGGACAGCCTGAAGTTTTTGCGCGAGCGGGAAATCGTCCACTCGCTGCGCTTCCGGGAAGCGGTGGAGATTTTGAAAGAAGAACAAGGGCGCAAGACGATTTTTTAA